In a genomic window of Oncorhynchus kisutch isolate 150728-3 linkage group LG9, Okis_V2, whole genome shotgun sequence:
- the LOC109896855 gene encoding mannose-P-dolichol utilization defect 1 protein-like, with translation MASPVMEELPKNSVLDPLKGLLLTYFMPESCYDEFFLNFNFLDVPCLKIVLSKGLGIGIILGSVMVKLPQILKLMGAKSADGLSFNSVLLELLAITGTMAYSIANSFPFSAWGEALFLMLQTVAIGFLIMHYGGNTVKGVLFLVVYFGLVALLLSPVTPMPVVMAMQASNMPAIIIGRLIQVVTNYRNGHTGQLSAITVFMLFAGSLARIFTSIQETGDSLMALTYVISSSCNGLIAAQLLYYWNSSPGQKKKTE, from the exons ATGGCGAGCCCTGTTATGGAAGAACTTCCAAAGAATTCTGTGTTGGACCCACTGAAGGGGCTCCTGCTCACTTATTTCATGCCAGAATCATGTTACGACGAGTTTTTCCTCAATTTTAACTTTCTGGATG TGCCATGTCTAAAGATTGTGCTGAGCAAAGGTCTGGGCATTGGAATCATCCTGGGGTCTGTGATGG taaAGCTGCCCCAGATCCTGAAGCTGATGGGGGCTAAGAGTGCAGATGGTCTAAGCTTCAACTCTGTCTTGCTGGAGCTGCTGGCTATTACCGGCACCATGGCCTATAGCATTGCTAACAGCTTCCCCTTCAG TGCCTGGGGTGAggccctcttcctcatgttacaGACAGTAGCCATCGGGTTCCTCATTATGCATTATGGAGGCAACACAGTCaaag GTGTGCTGTTCCTGGTGGTGTACTTTGGTCTGGTAGCTCTGCTGCTCTCCCCTGTAACGCCAATGCCTGTGGTCATGGCCATGCAGGCATCCAACATGCCTGCTATCATCATTGGCAGG CTTATTCAGGTAGTGACTAACTATCGTAATGGACACACAGGTCAGCTGTCTGCCATTACTGTGTTTATGCTGTTCGCTGGCTCCTTGGCTCGCATATTCACCTCAATacag GAAACGGGTGACTCCTTGATGGCCCTGACCTATGTCATATCCTCTTCCTGTAACGGCCTTATCGCTGCCCAGCTCCTGTACTACTGGAACAGCAGCCCGGGACAGAAGAAGAAGACAGAGTAG